In the genome of Sebastes umbrosus isolate fSebUmb1 chromosome 14, fSebUmb1.pri, whole genome shotgun sequence, one region contains:
- the si:dkey-225f5.4 gene encoding uncharacterized protein si:dkey-225f5.4 isoform X2 gives MAEARAVLQCCDPDLLDPCRDSEQLDCAEAARMVLYLTDSRRVQKVLGRQLFVLDSMMSLLEGLESAQQLMTQPGPPQPEGGARGRWKALKVASRSAVEETETLLRSLQERIQQIHNRRHTLTQLVQHLYNKKQQYEQLEESLQKAQNALQSCDHQLSQLRAESEAVLAQLVSWQPLRDELQVYVSAVQDVMQINLLSFNQSELCLELRPRPSSDLSSNEPEPLKLSVTWSHDDRFRLQVSEGPAGLVEDGVSGRRSELSAALLEVMQCYVGQFQLLSEIQGLRSSFAIDWRPAQRVLVYLKSALLVCHLEVEEGYPSSGRARLLSVRRDGQPLDTSGLKLSLQ, from the exons tgtgctgcagTGCTGTGATCCGGATCTCCTGGATCCCTGCAGGGACTCGGAGCAGCTGGACTGTGCTGAAGCAGCCAGGATGGTCCTCTACCTGACG gacagCCGTCGTGTTCAGAAGGTTCTCGGTCGTCAGCTGTTTGTTCTGGACTCCATGATGTCTCTACTGGAGGGTCTGGAGTCTGCCCAGCAACTGATGACACAACCCGGCCCCCCCCAACCtg AGGGCGGGGCTCGCGGCAGGTGGAAGGCGCTGAAGGTGGCGAGCAGGTCGGCGGTGGAGGAGACGGAGACTCTGCTCAGATCTCTGCAGGAGAGAATCCAACAGATCCACAACAGacgacacacactcacacagctggTCCAACATCTGTACAACAAG AAGCAGCAGTATGAACAGCTGGAGGAGTCTCTGCAGAAggcccagaatgcattgcagtCGTGCGATCATCAGCTGAGCCAGCTGAGGGCGGAGTCAGAGGCGGTGCTCGCTCAGCTGGTCAGCTGGCAGCCACTCAGAGACGA GCTGCAGGTGTACGTCTCTGCCGTACAGGACGTCATGCAGATCAACCTGCTGTccttcaaccaatcagagctgtgTCTGGAGCTCAGGCCACGCCCCTCCTCTGACCTGTCGTCCAATGAGCCGGAGCCACTGAAACTGTCCGTCACCTGGAGCCACGACGACCGCTTCAGACTGCAG gtCAGTGAGGGCCCAGCGGGTCTGGTGGAGGACGGTGTGTCTGGCCGACGGTCTGAGCTGAGCGCCGCCCTGCTGGAGGTGATGCAGTGTTACGTGGGTCAGttccagctgctgtctgagaTCCAGGGTCTGAGATCCAG ttTTGCCATCGACTGGCGTCCTGCTCAGCGTGTGCTCGTCTACCTGAAGTCAGCTCTGCTGGTGTGTCacctggaggtggaggagggataCCCGAGCAGCGGACGAGCCCGACTGCTGTCAGTACGGAGAGACGGACAACCTCTGGACACATCTGGACTGAAG ctGTCGCTGCAGTGA
- the si:dkey-225f5.4 gene encoding uncharacterized protein si:dkey-225f5.4 isoform X1, producing MAEARAVLQCCDPDLLDPCRDSEQLDCAEAARMVLYLTDSRRVQKVLGRQLFVLDSMMSLLEGLESAQQLMTQPGPPQPEGGARGRWKALKVASRSAVEETETLLRSLQERIQQIHNRRHTLTQLVQHLYNKKQQYEQLEESLQKAQNALQSCDHQLSQLRAESEAVLAQLVSWQPLRDELQVYVSAVQDVMQINLLSFNQSELCLELRPRPSSDLSSNEPEPLKLSVTWSHDDRFRLQVSEGPAGLVEDGVSGRRSELSAALLEVMQCYVGQFQLLSEIQGLRSSFAIDWRPAQRVLVYLKSALLVCHLEVEEGYPSSGRARLLSVRRDGQPLDTSGLKPYICDPSLTDWLVFLCSSPLI from the exons tgtgctgcagTGCTGTGATCCGGATCTCCTGGATCCCTGCAGGGACTCGGAGCAGCTGGACTGTGCTGAAGCAGCCAGGATGGTCCTCTACCTGACG gacagCCGTCGTGTTCAGAAGGTTCTCGGTCGTCAGCTGTTTGTTCTGGACTCCATGATGTCTCTACTGGAGGGTCTGGAGTCTGCCCAGCAACTGATGACACAACCCGGCCCCCCCCAACCtg AGGGCGGGGCTCGCGGCAGGTGGAAGGCGCTGAAGGTGGCGAGCAGGTCGGCGGTGGAGGAGACGGAGACTCTGCTCAGATCTCTGCAGGAGAGAATCCAACAGATCCACAACAGacgacacacactcacacagctggTCCAACATCTGTACAACAAG AAGCAGCAGTATGAACAGCTGGAGGAGTCTCTGCAGAAggcccagaatgcattgcagtCGTGCGATCATCAGCTGAGCCAGCTGAGGGCGGAGTCAGAGGCGGTGCTCGCTCAGCTGGTCAGCTGGCAGCCACTCAGAGACGA GCTGCAGGTGTACGTCTCTGCCGTACAGGACGTCATGCAGATCAACCTGCTGTccttcaaccaatcagagctgtgTCTGGAGCTCAGGCCACGCCCCTCCTCTGACCTGTCGTCCAATGAGCCGGAGCCACTGAAACTGTCCGTCACCTGGAGCCACGACGACCGCTTCAGACTGCAG gtCAGTGAGGGCCCAGCGGGTCTGGTGGAGGACGGTGTGTCTGGCCGACGGTCTGAGCTGAGCGCCGCCCTGCTGGAGGTGATGCAGTGTTACGTGGGTCAGttccagctgctgtctgagaTCCAGGGTCTGAGATCCAG ttTTGCCATCGACTGGCGTCCTGCTCAGCGTGTGCTCGTCTACCTGAAGTCAGCTCTGCTGGTGTGTCacctggaggtggaggagggataCCCGAGCAGCGGACGAGCCCGACTGCTGTCAGTACGGAGAGACGGACAACCTCTGGACACATCTGGACTGAAG CCTTATATATGTGACCCCAGTCTGACTGACTGGTTGGTGTTCCTCTGCAGTTCTCCTCTCATCTGA
- the si:dkey-225f5.4 gene encoding uncharacterized protein si:dkey-225f5.4 isoform X3, which produces MMSLLEGLESAQQLMTQPGPPQPEGGARGRWKALKVASRSAVEETETLLRSLQERIQQIHNRRHTLTQLVQHLYNKKQQYEQLEESLQKAQNALQSCDHQLSQLRAESEAVLAQLVSWQPLRDELQVYVSAVQDVMQINLLSFNQSELCLELRPRPSSDLSSNEPEPLKLSVTWSHDDRFRLQVSEGPAGLVEDGVSGRRSELSAALLEVMQCYVGQFQLLSEIQGLRSSFAIDWRPAQRVLVYLKSALLVCHLEVEEGYPSSGRARLLSVRRDGQPLDTSGLKPYICDPSLTDWLVFLCSSPLI; this is translated from the exons ATGATGTCTCTACTGGAGGGTCTGGAGTCTGCCCAGCAACTGATGACACAACCCGGCCCCCCCCAACCtg AGGGCGGGGCTCGCGGCAGGTGGAAGGCGCTGAAGGTGGCGAGCAGGTCGGCGGTGGAGGAGACGGAGACTCTGCTCAGATCTCTGCAGGAGAGAATCCAACAGATCCACAACAGacgacacacactcacacagctggTCCAACATCTGTACAACAAG AAGCAGCAGTATGAACAGCTGGAGGAGTCTCTGCAGAAggcccagaatgcattgcagtCGTGCGATCATCAGCTGAGCCAGCTGAGGGCGGAGTCAGAGGCGGTGCTCGCTCAGCTGGTCAGCTGGCAGCCACTCAGAGACGA GCTGCAGGTGTACGTCTCTGCCGTACAGGACGTCATGCAGATCAACCTGCTGTccttcaaccaatcagagctgtgTCTGGAGCTCAGGCCACGCCCCTCCTCTGACCTGTCGTCCAATGAGCCGGAGCCACTGAAACTGTCCGTCACCTGGAGCCACGACGACCGCTTCAGACTGCAG gtCAGTGAGGGCCCAGCGGGTCTGGTGGAGGACGGTGTGTCTGGCCGACGGTCTGAGCTGAGCGCCGCCCTGCTGGAGGTGATGCAGTGTTACGTGGGTCAGttccagctgctgtctgagaTCCAGGGTCTGAGATCCAG ttTTGCCATCGACTGGCGTCCTGCTCAGCGTGTGCTCGTCTACCTGAAGTCAGCTCTGCTGGTGTGTCacctggaggtggaggagggataCCCGAGCAGCGGACGAGCCCGACTGCTGTCAGTACGGAGAGACGGACAACCTCTGGACACATCTGGACTGAAG CCTTATATATGTGACCCCAGTCTGACTGACTGGTTGGTGTTCCTCTGCAGTTCTCCTCTCATCTGA